AGGGGTTATCATCTGCTGAAGGATAATCGGAGTTGTGCCTTGGACCCATGTTCCCCAGGGTTAAAAAGATCCGCGAATGGAATTAATTGTCAGCAGATTGATTATGCGACTTCTTGGAAAATATGTACTCCCATGCAGCATCCGCCTAATGGCAGGGCTATTTGTAGAGAATTGAAAACTCTTCACGGGTTCAATAGCTACGTTTGCGATTTTATCTGCGACGTGGGTTATGCGTTAATAGGCTCGAGTTCCAGGAGTTGTGGTCGTTCAGGAATTTGGAATGGTTCAGATTCTGTTTGCGTTGGTAAGTAATATATTGGTGCTTTATGTTTGGTTTTGTGGGATTGTGTcagttaatttttatatttgtccTAAGGTATTCAAATGCTGCCATCCAGTTACTACAAACAGGTCATTAGGCCAATATTTAACAGTCCCCAGAATACAGAGCGATCAACACAAAGTTATTCTAGTTATTCATATGATGCAGAGGTaagtttgaaataatttagtatcccaatattaaaaccttttcttgctttttatatttaagaaaaggTTCCTTTTTCCTGAACAAAGTGTAAAGGcatatcaaattatttttaagaaccaTTATCAACGCAAATGGGATGTTCTCTAAAGTACTTCAATTATGTTTGCTAACTTTTTATATCTGTAGCTGCAAGGCCCAAAACCCAGACGTATGGCTTCGATGCGACATACTAGTACATCCTATGACCGGGTCGGAATACCGTTGAGCTGACgctgataataaataaaaatatttaacgaaaacaaataaaaattcttccAAGAAAATATTCTGCACCTTTAATATCCTAGCTTCCCTGAAATTCCTTTAGGCAATAAATCTATACCACCTcatttgaaaactaaaaatgtacaaatttacataattataaaataagcGTAGCTTAAGGCCACAATAGCTATAGCTCCAATTAACGAAAGGTATTTGGTACCTTTTCAATTACCCTttctattaataaataaataaaaaattttgcaTCAAAAGACTTTTTTAAGATATTCTGGGCACTAACTAACTAAGAAAGTAAGTTTCTTAATGTACGCAACAATTATGTTTCCGGGTAGAAAAATGTGAGAAGgtgattattttttgacttTTGTAAACTGTTGTAAAATTACATCAGCTTAAATTTCGGTTTTATCAGTAGGCGTGTCACAAGTCGACTGAACCCTCGACACGAAAGTGTAAGCGAAGCACAATGATGCATTTTCAGAGAAAAATAAAGAGACAAATGGGTTCCACCGATTAATCTGGGCACAGACTGACTTTATATAGACGATATAATAGCAACTTGGGATAATTAATTCAACAGCGGTGTAAGAAAAAATCAGGTGAGTGAACtgattgaaaaaataaataagtgacTCCAATCAAACTGATGTGGATCGTAAGtatgaaacaacaaaagcagcgCGTGCCAGGCCCACTTGGAGCTGCTCACTACTGAAATAATTGCCCTGAAATGCCGTTGAACTCGTTTGGTTAGAACCTGTCATTAGGAAAACACAGTCCAGATTATACGGTTCCACTTTTTGCAAAAACAAAGGTTTCTAAAACTAGCTGAAATAATGTTTTGTTAATATGGACCCCAGCAGAGCCACGAGCTGATAGTATTTCGACGATACGGTGGAAACTGCAAGAAGTAAATACAAGatgcttaaatttattttattaaaagcaaCTTTTTTATAATGGTTTGTAACTTCTAATATCCAGTgcatgttaaaatattttacagaattagtttttataaaaaaagtttatttttcgAGGGCCGATTGAGCCTACTCATTCCTCTTTCGATTAGAAATTTCAATATCTTTCGACACAAGTTAAGTGCCGTTTTCGAAAATTCGGTCTATAGAGGATCGACTGTAAATacaattcaatatttagatTTTACCGTCTAGCCGATCGGCGGCTTCTGTAACGAGATGGAATGAGATTTTAGGCCCATAGAGACGGGGCACTGATAACCCCGCAGTTAGTGCTGCGATTGGACCGCATGTGGATGCCGTTCCAAGATCATTCACTCGCCCGATTGCCCGcgatattatttgtattatttactGGTTTCAGCTCGGAttggttttcgttttcgttttggCTCAGCTATGGGGCCTAGCAGAAAGTCTATTTAAGCGCGCGATTAACTGGGGATTCAAATCAGTTTTGAATCGTGTGCCGAGCGGATCGTTCGATTGTATTGTTTTAGTGAAGATACCCGAGAATCTTGTGAGAATGTACCAGCGGCAGGTCTCCTTCGATAAGGTTTGTTGGGTCAACAAGTCCTCTGTGCACAGCGTATAGAAAGTGAACCGTAAAATAGCTATTAAattgaaagcaacaacaagttTGTTATTTTGCGTTCTTATCTTTAACTTTTTCCAGccttgaaaaagaaaaacacaaaatatataaataaatacacattaGTGAATTTCATTTAAGTGAGAAAGCGGATCTACAATCGATTAGCTTGTCATGGAATTGGGTTAGTCCGTACTAGTTCTAAACAAAGAAATACAGATTGTTTTTCTGGATTGAgtggaatttttattttggtatcAAAACAACAATAGTTTTTATGGCAAGATCATCGAAATTGAAGTTGcatatttctttattcatAAGAAACTAGAAATGAAACCCGTATAAAATGTTGTTGGCGTAACgggataaatttaatttctgggcaataaatatattcgaaCTAgctaaatttcaaattcaaatgctGTGTAAATATATGTAGCTTTtcgtaaaaaataatcatacaAACTTACTTTTTCTAGCTTTGGATATTGAGCCTTCTGTTCGTTGGTTAACGAGATTTTTTCGGAACCTTAAGAATATTAAATCTTTGTTGTTCCTAAAGTTCTATTTTTAATCGTTGCTACTGAGACAGTTGGTTTTCACAATGGACCTTGGTATTTTTCAAGATCTTGCACAGCCTACTACCCTAGAGACCTTCTCAGAGACATAGCACACCAAGTTCTAGGTCGACCCCTTGGCAATACGCGCTGATTGCCATTGCGGTCAGACCTAAACCTTCTATGCAACCCCAAAGATCTTAGTCTTATGCAGGTACTACAATTACAGTTCGATGGCACATATAAGGCTTCGGTTAAGTAATTAACCGATTTTGGCCTTAGGTAATTCAAAGTCACCATAGTTAGTTAGTTAGGTGTCAATGGCGAACATCAGATTACCAGTGTTATGTATGTGCACTTGGGTTGAGCCCAGGTCACAAAGTGTCAGTCTCTCAAGTTTTGGATGATGCTGCTTAGGTCCAGGTCCTATCACGACAGTCCACTGATACAAGTGCTTTTTTCCGCCCATTTATTACTTATCTCCCCATTTACTATAGCCAACGCGCGTTGAGGACTCGGCTTACATCGTCGAGGGTGTGGATATTAAGGAGGCCAGGAACACCTGTCTGCTGTTCTCGCCGAAGGACTCCTCGTTGTCCAGCGGAGCCTTGGCCAACATCTTGGCCATTTTCAAGCAGCACGACATCAACCTGGTGCACATTGAATCGCGCTCCTCGCTTCGTGTCCCCGGCTACGAGTTTTTCGTGGAGGCCGATGGAAAGTCCGGGGCTCTGGGAAAGGCCATCGAGGATGTGAAGGAGCAGTGCAGCTATTTCAACATCATTTCGCGGGACTACAAGGACAACGCCACGGCCGTGCCCTGGTTCCCACGGCGCATACGTGACCTGGATCGCTTCGCCAATCAGATTCTGAGCTATGGCTCTGAACTGGACTCGGATCATCCTGGCTTCACCGATCCGGAATACCGCAAGCGCCGCAAGTACTTCGCCGACATCGCCTACAACTACAAGCACGGCGAGCCCTTGCCCCATGTGGACTACACCAAGGAGGAGATCGAGACCTGGGGCATTATCTTCAGGAACCTAACGAAGCTGTACAAGACCCACGCCTGTCGCGAGTACAACCACGTCTTCCCCCTGCTGGTGGACAACTGCGGCTTCCGGGAGGATAATATCCCCCAGCTGGAGGATGTCTCAAACTTTTTGAGAGGTGCGTTTCTACcgtgtctattaaaaaaatttaattttcatttctttcattttgttttcgaaGATTGTACTGGTTTCACTCTGCGTCCTGTGGCTGGACTTCTTAGCTCCCGGGACTTCCTGGCTGGCCTGGCCTTCCGCGTCTTCCACTCCACCCAGTACATCAGGCATCCCAGCAAGCCCATGTACACCCCGGAACCGGACGTCTGCCACGAGCTGATGGGCCACGTGCCACTCTTTGCAGATCCAGCTTTTGCCCAGTTCTGCCAGGAGATTGGGTTGGCCTCCCTGGGAGCTCCCGATGATTATATTGAGAAACTGTCCACTGTGAGATGGCCTTTTGGTACAGCTCATTAGGTGCACCCCTTCAATCACTGATCTCTCCCTTAGATCTTCTGGTTCACTGTGGAGTACGGTTTGTGCCGCCAGGAGGGTGAGTTGAAGGCCTATGGAGCCGGCCTGCTGTCCTCCTATGGAGAACTCGAGTACTGCCTCACGGACAAGCCCCAGCTGAAGGACTTTGAGCCGGAGGTAACTGGCGTCACCAAGTATCCCATTACGCAGTTCCAACCCCTCTACTACGTGGCCGACAGTTTTGAGACTGCCAAGGAGAAGACCATGtaagatacatatatatatattcacctttagatatttttaaaattttaaatatatttttagtaaattcGCCAACTCGATTCCGCGTCCCTTTGGCGTGCGCTACAATGCCTACACCCAGAGTGTTGAGGTTCTCGACTCCAAGCCCCAGATATCGAACCTGATGGACAACATCAACTCCGAGTTCCAGATCCTCCAGAATGCCATTACCAAGCTGCGCGTCTGATTCAAATCGATATACTACATATGAACTACTCCCTctctttatatattattaagtaCGAATTGCATAATAAATACCATCCAAAATAatcgtctttttttgttttattacgTTCGATTACGTTTTTTCCGATTTGATTAGGTTGTTCAGTTTTTTCCTTGATAGCATGttttgaaaaacataaaaacatttagttatttacaaaataGTTCTATATTATCGTCGCTTCGAACGCTTATTTACAGGCTTATGCAAGTTCTACCGACTTGACCTATAGGTATGTACAGAGCTTAAACACAGAGTTACCTAGTATTAGTAAGGTAGTTTTAGTTGAGTTTAAGATAGTTGCTTTCCACATTTACAAGTTCTAAGCTTAAAGCATTTGGCTCTTTATCAGCTGAGGATCGAAGCATATTCGAACGAACTTTTCCGACAGCAAAATGGTAATACAAGGAAGGCGGGGATAACAATTGAACTAAAGGTATTTCGACCGCCGGAAAAGATCGGGCCGGGGGGAAAACTTATAGGAATATGTTCACAGCGAAATAAATGTCAGTTGCAATCTCAACCTGAGTTTTGAACTATACATATACGTATCCTATGTGCATACAGAATAAACACTAACTCGTAAGATTAATATCTTGTTTGACCTCGATGGCGAAGCCCAgtcttgaaaataatatggaatCGGATTAGCTAAGCTCAACGCGTGCGCCAGCTAATCGCCTCTCGGTGTGTTTGTAAATACAAGTAACTTAGGATTAGGCTTAAAGGTTCGATTACGTATCAGAGATCCCTGTTTGCGCCGCCATGGCACTTACTGGATAAGGCTAACTAATGGAAACGATGGGCTCTTGCTATCAACTAGCCGTAAAATTAGTGCTTAAGAACTACTTACAGCGGAATGTTTTGAGAACTCTGCTACGCCTAGGCTTATGTACAACACGCGACTCGGGGATGGGACAATACTCAGTCTGTTGAGATCTACAACTAGCTCTGGGTTTCcaatgtgtgtgtgggggtggAGGTTCGATAAAGGGCGCCAGAGGCCAAACTTGATAGTACACGGATAAGCGGGGAGTTCCTACAATCGACCCTATCGCTACAGAGAGTTATATACAGTGGGGCCTGGCTATTGACTACTGCCCGGCGCCGTGTGGGGTGAGTTGAACAGATTCTGCGATTGCTCTTGGGACATCTGGTAGGGCAGTATCTCCAGGTCGTTGGGCAACTGATTTTGGTTCTGGCTCTGGCTGTTGCTGAGAAAGGGATTCGCACTGAAGAAGTTGTTcgactgctgctggtgttgctgcaggatctgctgctgctgctgctggtgttgctgcaaCTGGTTGCCCCCGGAAGTGTGCATCATTTTGTTGTCCTCGCTCTGCGTTTCGGAGCCATCGTCGCTGATGCCCATGTGAAAGTTGATCGAGGGACTCGACTCGGTGGCCATTTGCATGTAGGACAGCAGCGAGTCCTCGTTGTTGTTTTGCGGCGGATTCGAGCtgcggttgttgttgctctggTTGCCGTTGTTCATGGCGCCACCATTGTAGctctggttgttgttgttgctgctggagtTGAAGGGGTTGATGGTGGACTGGGAGCCCAGGGATTGCAGGGGTGAGAGGTTGAGGAAGGCGTCTATATCGTCGATATCCTCGCGCAGCAGAATATCattttgctgctgcagctgcaactgttgctgctgctgttgctgctgttgttgctgctgatgctgctgttgctgttgctgctgctgttgttgctgctgttgttgttgctgctgctgttgctgctgctgctgctgttgctgattGAGCTGCTGCAGTTGCGTGTGAttctgatgctgctgctgcaagttGTGTTGGTGCTGCGAGTGCaggttctgctgctgctgcatcatCATCTGCTGATCCTGCTGGTTCAGCATCTGCTCCGAGTTCAAGGCGAATCCATACTGATTGAACTGCGGCTGGACGGCATTGCTGCCGGTGAAGTTCAGTCCCCGCTGACCACCTGCCCCCATATTTCCCACTGCCGCGGAAGTCATGTTCCCGGGCGCAAAGCCCATCGACATCATGGGCTGCAGGTACGTGTAGCGGGagagcagcagctgctccgAGACGATCCTCAGCTCgttctgctgctgcaggaTCAGCTTCTGCAGCTCGTCGTGCTTCCGCTGCAGCTGGTCCTGCAGCTGACTCTGCGTGGGCGTCATCACCACGGTGTCGGGCAGCAGATCCGGCTGAGCCTGCACCGGGATGGGCGACAGGACGGGCGCCACCGGAAAGGGGGCGATCACAGGTTGCATGGGAATGGCGGTGAGGTACTGCGGTGGCTCCAGGAAGGTGGGCGCCACCAGTTGGGAGCTGGTCAGCGGGTAGGCGGGCTGCGGGAACTGGCACCCGTTTCCGGTCATTATCTGCGTGGGTGCTATCGGCAGCAGGGGCACCAGCTTCGGAGTGCCCACTGtatgctgcagttgctgttgcagctgcagatgctgctgctgctgctgctgttgctgctgctggctctgGTGTTGCTGGTTCtgatgctgctgttgctgctgctgctgcaggtgaTGATGTGACTGACTGTGGTGATGCTCTCGATGGTGGTCTCGGTGATGCGATCGCTGTCGTTGGCTTTGCTGAGGAAAGTACAGGGGGTTAGTTAGAGGGACTGCTTTTGGGAAAGCCACTCGATGATCGAGAGAGTACAAAATATACGCCTAAACCAAATTAAAGCCTTAATGGCGGTTGGTTGTGAATCTATCCCCCGAAGGTGGCAAGTGTCAGGACATCAAGGAGATACCAATTCTCACTCGCTGATTTCCCGATACCTGACCTTCAGATGGACTCATTTTCAAGCGGTTAGTCACGATTCTCTCAAATCAGTGGGcttattttaatatacctaTGATGAAGATGTTGGATTGTATaagttttctatattttcttGGCTACTCTTGCACTATTAATCTCGAtgattttggaaaaactctCATAATTGCTTGGTAAAGATTTACTCCTTCGATCTTTTTCCCTACATTGTTCGCTATACCCACCGTACTGACGTGCGTCATCATGGACTGCCGACTGGTAACAGAGTCCGCCGAAATGGACGTGGAGTCCGAATCGTTCCCCCGGTTGTTGTAGAAGTAGCACTTCCGCTTGGCCTTCGGCGATATGCCCGTGGAACTGATGTTCCCATAGCTGGAGGCGGGCCGCGAAGTCTTCAGAGGATTGATTTGGCAGGAGCCCGAGGGTTGGGCAGCCGTTGCGGACCACATGGGGGAGGAGTCCACGGCGGGTGAGGTGGCCGTCGTCTCATTGCCCAAGTTGGCCAGGCTGTTTCCCAGCAATGTGGTATCCAGGTTCTGGCTGCTCAGCTCGAAATCCCTCAGAGTTGTGGTGGCAGATGCCGACTTGCTGCTGTTCGCCGTGGATGCTATCACCTTACTGCTACCATTGTTATTGTTACTGCTGCTGTTTCCCGACTTTTCACCCTCCGACTTTCGACTTTCCTTGAGGACCTCCGCATAGCTGACCACCTTGTGCGTGCAGACCACGTAGTCCGGCTTCGAGTTGAACTGGTGGTAGCTCACATAGTAGTCCGTTTGCAGCCAGATCCATTGTTGGCCCTTGGTGAGGAACCGGTAGTAGCAGGATTTTCCCTCCCCCGTCTGTCTTACTATAAATAGGAATTTTATTATGGCAATAGAAAAGGTTATAGGCAAAACTGAAACCTACGCTCCTCGTGGCACGCCACAATGCTGTCCAGATCGTCGAAATGGTAGTAGTCATAGCCCGAAGTGCCCAGCACCTCGAAGGGCATATAGCCGATGATGGGCGGCGCCCGGTGATCCAGAAACAGAAACTTCCACTCCATGCTGTGCTTTGAGGTGAATTCGTTGCTAGTCGGATCGATGATGCTCATTTCCCGGATCAACTGAGGGTTCTGGACGCGTCCCGTGCCCACAAAGACCAGCTTTTTGTCCACCTCCGCACTGGGATTCTGCTGGAAGATGCGCGGCAGCACTGCGGGCTGTCCATTTGAGCCATTCGACGCCTCCGAACTGGAGCCCGTGGAGGTGTTGGTATCGTTACCTAAGGGATAAGCATCAGTGGAGATGACCACAACTCCCAACACGGCTACCTACGAAAGTAACCCACAAATTTGACCAGCTCGTAGGCATTGGCATCCACTTTCTCCATCCCGCCGCGCCGCAAGTGGGTGTAGAAGGTGATCTGGTTGCTGGAACTAATGTCCGTCTGGCGGGGCTCGATGACGGGAGTGGGATTCATGAAGATGTTCAGCAGCGCCTCGTGGTCCATCTCGTAGGCCAGGTCGTATATGGTCATGTTGTACAGATCTTGCTGGAAGACCAAGTTTAGTAAGAACCGAGCTTGAATCTTGATCAATCAATTAAGTTACTTGCTAGCATTTAATCTTACCCATGAAACTTCGATAACCCCTTTCCACATTTTCTTTGCCTTATCCTTAAAATGATTACTTAATATACAATTTGTGTATTATTTTGTCGGAATTTtcctatatataaataaatgcgtAACAAAACTATAAGCACTTggaaaataactaaaaattttgaatagcTTTTCAATAGAATTCAATGGGTGTTTCGGTTGACGTCTTTATCAGCGTATATAATCTTAATAATCTTGTCTGAAAAGAGTCTTAGGCTGGGGTCAGCTACCTTGCACTTCTGGCAAAGGTTCTTGATGTTCCTCAATTTGTTAAAGTAGAAGTCTCGTTCCTTTACCATCTCCGGAATAAATTCCGCATAGTACTGGAACTCCTTGGAAAGTGCCAAGTATTGCTCTTCATTTTCTACGTTTACTTGGGTCTCCTCAGGAGCTGGCTTAGTGGACTTAGAGGACTTTTCGGAGGTGTCACTTCGAGGAGTGGAGCTAGGCGATTGTTTCTGGAGTTTAGGGCTGATGGGACCCGAGCCCAAGCCCATGGCAACTCCATTGCGGGCCATCAGGGGATCATAGGGCCGGCCATGGTAGTTGGCCTCGACGAACTTGCGAAACCACTGGAGGAACTCCAGGTTGTCTTGGAAGCGACCCTTGATCAGCCTGTCGATGGGAATGACCTTGTCCACAGACACTTTGTTGAAACTCGCCTGCAGGAGCTTGAAGTTCTGCAAGTGCTCGTGCTCTAGGTTTGCGTGAAACTTGATTCTCCTGACCGGAATCGAGTTGGGAAACATCATGTCCATGAACTGGCAGTAAGCCGCTCCGGTGCACATCTCCTCGACCTTGGAGAACTGCGTCTGCAGCATCTGGTTGACCCAGGTCAGCATGTCATAGCGCGAGGGATTGTCTGAGGACACGTTGGTGGAGTACACGTTCACAGCCATTTGAAATTTGAGCGAcatcacttataaaataattttttttttctatagtAACTCGGACTTGTTTTAGAATCAAATGACTGATTCAATGAATTTTTGTTACTGATTGGTATGTCTTGGCCTGCTATTAGGGTTATCTTGAACTCATGACATAGAATGTGATATAgactttgatttttattaaaatgtaatctAAATTGTAAGGGTAAACCGATTAAAGGACTTTTAAAGAATgttattttagatatttttcattcttttaTATTAGGTATAGCTATGTAATACTGCCCAAACCATTTCTCTTAAAAATCTAATATTCCTTACTAACTGAGCTGAAGGACATAGAATCTTTAGTAGGTATCTCACCGGCAGATAGCCCAGCTGGGAGGTAATACTTTCCGAGGCGTAAAATATGGAGCCCATGCTGCTGAACACCATCATGAAGCCGTCCAGGGACTCCAGCATCAGGTGGGTGTACTCATCGTTGCTCAGGAACGTGGGCTTCCAGTCCTGTTGTATCTCGAACACCTTCGAGCGGTCGGTGGCCTCTGATATGACACTTTTTGGAGTTAAAAGCAAGTTAGCATTTGGAGTGAGGAAAGCCTACCATTGTGGTTCTTCAGGAAGGCTATCGTGGACTTCAGGACCGTGGACTTGTCCATCTTTCTGCTGGAGGTGGATATCAGGGCGCTCAGGTCGTTGACCAGCGAGTTGAACTGATCCCGCCGCTTCTTCTCGCTGAGATTACGCGATTTCCTGCAAAGGAAGCTACGAGTTAAACATAATCAATGGGTGGCATTCACGGTTAGCAACGTCAGACGTTCGCTGCCTGGCAGTATGTCATAATAAAGGGACCTGCCACCCCCAGGTGAGTGGGCTGGTGACCCACGTGTGCCGCCTCTATTGAGGCATTGTCTGGCGTTGATTAGCCACATATGCCCATATGCTATCACCGTCCCGGATTTTCCCAAGCACCCCGAGGGTTGTGTGCCCTTTGTCACTTTCAATTTTCTGCGCTACAGTTCACTTTTTCCATCCTGCCATTGGCATTTGCATGTCACTAGCTGCTGGATGGGCGCAGCTTAGGGCTTATTATTGTTGCCAGTTTTTTAGGCATAATATGTCTAGCAGTGTCTTAAGAGTTAATTGAAGGGCAATGAGTTgaatatacttttaaataaGTCGAGGGAAGGACTTACTTATAGGCGGGGTACACTTTACTTTACGTTACATGTCAAATGACTCAATAGTCACATgagttaataaaaatgattaaattaCTTCTAATTTATTGGCCTTTTCAGGTCATACTCTCATTCAAGAGTAACAATTAAAccttgtttataaataatacgTTAAATCAACACACAGCTTTATACAGTTTTTactgtttaatattattttaaatactaaaaagcTCTATAGATTTTAAGATCGTTACTTCTCAAGATCGGTAGCtttctttttcattaaaaatattttattctatttaaattctaaaattatAGATACTTTTAATTTGGgtataaattgaaatatgcAAGCCTTATAGGAAATTTTCGTTAATATTGGTTCACTGAGTGGATTTATTGTGTGCTGTAATTTACCATTTACCAATGTTTGTTATATTacttgtattaatttttaaataaaaccagTCAGCTAGTCTAATGTTAAGATAAATTCGAACGGAAATAAGATACAAATTGCTATTCAAACAGTTGagtcaaaaataattaaatatggcAGTCACATAAAACCCATAGATTAAGTAAAGTTGTGTTTATCATccctaattttttaaattgaaggactgcttaaatcaatataataaatcaatGTTGTTGctcagtatttatttttattacaggGGACATAACTTCTGGTATTCGCAATTATGTGATAATTGCCAAGAGGCCGGGTGAAATTAATTATGACACGAGCCAATCGAATTTGCACTCGGATTACAGCTCATTGAAGTTGGCCGATCAGGGAATCGAGTTACCACGACTTAGTTTTTTCATTGATTGAATCTGGGGGTGTGAATGGACCAAATGGTCTGGGGCTACCTGCAATTTTATGACGACAGCGGCGGTTTCTTAATACAGTTGTTCATGGGAAAAATAATAGTCAAGGGGGGACATTCCACTTTCGCCTGtggaaaatttatcaaaaacgCCATATACACGTCTTTCTTTCACTTCTTGTCAACTGTCACTTGCAGATGGGATGGTCCACGGGAATTTGTGCTATCTATTTATGAATAGCCAGCGATATATGAGTGTGGGTGCTTAGTGTGTAGTCAATTTACCTTTTCGTATCATCCTTGTCATCGCTCTCGTCGTCCATTTTCGCGTCTGTCGGATAATCCACTTCGGACCGCACAATTTTTAAACTACTGCCGAAAGGAGAACGAACCGAAGAAAGTCCCAAACTTTCAACTTCTTTTGAAGACTTGCTCACGAATGCCACAGATGATTTGCACGCTCACATAGTTTTGTTCATTAGTGGTTCTTTCTTTTAGTTTGAAGTTCAGGTAATGTTCACGCAACAATTGATTTCCATATGCTCAATATGCCACATTTTGAAGGTCTGCAAGGGGGATATTATCTTTAGCTGAGATATAGGGTATCTTATTTTTCCCGTCGCGTTTTTGAAGTCGAATTGTATCGCCGAACGCGGCGCTGTGTCAGCAACAAGTGCAGTTGTGGTTCTGTTTCGGCTTCGACGACTGCCAGCATCCTTTTCGAATCGGTTCTGGTTCTGCCTCTGCCCCTGGTTCTGGCCGGGTTATGTAACACCGTAAGCTGCGCCTGCGCAGGCTCCCCAAGCGGAGGCCCCGTGGCCAATTTGCCAGTTGGCCGTGCCAATCAATGTTGCACATTTGCAACCCCTGAAATGTATGCTACGCTATTTTGTCATGTTACAAAATGCGTTCAGCGAATGCCATAACAACCACTCGTTGGCTGGAGTGGGTGGCTGGTGGGGTGGCCGAGCTgatgggtggctgggtggttgCGGCTGCAGACCTCTGCGAGTGTGGGTGGGGCGG
This window of the Drosophila biarmipes strain raj3 chromosome 3L, RU_DBia_V1.1, whole genome shotgun sequence genome carries:
- the LOC127010898 gene encoding microtubule-associated protein RP/EB family member 1, producing MSLKFQMAVNVYSTNVSSDNPSRYDMLTWVNQMLQTQFSKVEEMCTGAAYCQFMDMMFPNSIPVRRIKFHANLEHEHLQNFKLLQASFNKVSVDKVIPIDRLIKGRFQDNLEFLQWFRKFVEANYHGRPYDPLMARNGVAMGLGSGPISPKLQKQSPSSTPRSDTSEKSSKSTKPAPEETQVNVENEEQYLALSKEFQYYAEFIPEMVKERDFYFNKLRNIKNLCQKCKVADPSLRLFSDKIIKIIYADKDVNRNTH